In Nicotiana tabacum cultivar K326 chromosome 21, ASM71507v2, whole genome shotgun sequence, one DNA window encodes the following:
- the LOC107815755 gene encoding putative adenylate kinase 7, mitochondrial, with product MALLSRLRAAAQPHIIRSSLQSYGSAAAQLDYDYDDDYEYYEETSVRPVVMEESEGSVPRRGVQWVIMGDPMAQRHVYAQWLSKLLDIPHISMGSLVRQELHPRSSLYKQIAEAVNQGKLVPEDVIFGLLSKRLEEGYCRGESGFILDGIPRSKIQAETLDKTVDIDLVLNLKCAESGMSKKDKSTGLYSPLEFLRRTSGINMSLQSEGGHFRPSSTMTDVSRKKLHVHAEQIKPLEEYYRKQRKLLDFQVAGGPGETWQGLLAALHLQHRTAVGSTQLSAGC from the exons ATGGCATTGCTCAGCCGTCTGAGAGCGGCGGCGCAGCCACATATTATTCGGTCATCTCTTCAGTCTTACGGATCAGCTGCAGCTCAGCTCGACTACGATTACGACGATGATTACGAATACTATGAAGAGACAAGTGTACGTCCAGTGGTAATGGAGGAATCTGAAGGATCAGTTCCACGAAGAGGAGTACAATGGGTGATCATGGGCGATCCTATGGCTCAGAGACACGTGTACGCCCAATGGCTTTCGAAGCTTCTAGATATTCCTCATATTTCTATGGGCTCACTCGTTCGTCAAGAACTTCACCCTCGTTCTTCCCTCTATAAGCAg ATCGCAGAGGCTGTAAATCAGGGAAAACTTGTTCCCGAAGATGTTATATTTGGTCTGTTGTCAAAGAGGCTAGAAGAAGGTTATTGCAGGGGTGAAAGTGGATTCATCTTGGATGGAATTCCTCGATCAAAGATTCAAGCT GAAACCCTGGACAAAACTGTGGACATAGATCTAGTTCTGAATCTTAAATGTGCTGAGAGTGGGATGTCAAAGAAAGACAAAAGTACTGGGCTTTATTCACCTCTGGAATTCCTTCGCAGGACTTCTGGAATTAATATGAGTCTTCAGTCAGAGGGTGGTCATTTTAGGCCTTCAAGTACCATGACTGATGTTTCGAGAAAGAAGCTGCATGTGCATGCTGAGCAG ATCAAACCGCTAGAAGAATACTACAGGAAACAGAGAAAGCTCCTTGATTTTCAAGTGGCTGGAGGACCTGGAGAAACATGGCAAGGCCTTTTGGCTGCTTTGCATCTTCAGCACAGGACTGCAGTTGGTTCTACACAGTTGAGTGCAGGATGCTAA